A DNA window from Argiope bruennichi chromosome X2, qqArgBrue1.1, whole genome shotgun sequence contains the following coding sequences:
- the LOC129960093 gene encoding plastin-1-like, with amino-acid sequence MANHNRRSFILTNEHLEDLCSAFNTLNRDGKGYLDVSSLKDALDIVGFKLPQWQVRQLVDDMERGNNKKTQLSFDEFQKIYSDLKSREVTNVFKTAVSKRENLQTLGGMSEASSEGTTHSVRHEEQVAFSDWINSNLGRDPDLKHLLPIDSDGKTLYEKVKDGILLCKIINHSCPDTIDERAINKKNLTVYTKHENLTLALNSAQAIGCNVINIDAHDLAKGKPHLVLGLLWQIIRIGLFNQISLEHCPGLVQLVNSGEEMSDLMKLSPENILLRWVNYHLERAGINRRISNFTSDIKDSEIYTYLLKQIAPIDAGVTMEALMKSDLLERAEIMLKQADKIGCRSFLTPNDVADGVYKLNVAFVANLFNNHPALDQPDEPLEIINLEETREEKTYRNWMNSMGVSPYVNWLYSDLADGLIIFQLFDTIKPGIVDWNRVHKTFSKLKGFMEKLENCNYAVMLGKELKFSLVGIAGNDISEGNPTLTLALVWQLMRAYTLTILTQLANSGHPVVEKEIVEWVNNKLKEAGKDTSIRSFQDSSISTALPVIDLIDAIQPGSINYSQVLNAETPEDKMANAKYAISMARKIGARIYALPEDITEVKQKMVMTVFACLMARDYIPNMGVKNDQ; translated from the exons ATGGCAAATCATAATCGTCGGAGTTTTATATTAACTAATGAACATTTAGAAGATTTGTGTTCAGCTTTTAATACA TTGAACAGAGATGGAAAAGGTTATTTAGATGTGAGTAGTTTGAAGGATGCTTTAGATATTGTAGGATTCAAACTACCGCAATGGCAAGTTCGCCAGCTTGTAGATGACATGGAaagaggaaataataaaaaaacgcaactttcatttgatgaatttcaaaag atatacagCGATTTGAAATCAAGAGAagtgacaaatgtttttaaaactgctgtttcaaaaagagaaaatttacaaACATTAGGAGGAATGTCTGAAGCTTCTAGTGAAGGGACAACACATTCAGTTCGGCATGAAGAGCAAGTGGCATTTTCTGATTGGATTAATTC aaatctaGGAAGAGACccagatttaaaacatttattaccaATTGATAGTGATGGGAAGACATTATATGAAAAGGTAAAAGATGGAATTCTTTTATG taaaattataaacCATTCATGTCCTGATACAATAGATGAAAGAGCTATCAACAAAAAGAATCTGACTGTGTACACAAAGCATGAGAATTTAactttggctttaaattctgctCAGGCTATTGGTTGTAATGTGATTAATATTGATGCTCATGACTTAGCGAAGGGTAAACCTCATTTAGTACTTGGTCTGTTATGGCAAATTATAAGG attggaCTGTTTAATCAAATATCTCTAGAACACTGCCCTGGCCTTGTGCAGCTTGTTAATAGTGGTGAAGAAATGTCAGATCTCATGAAATTGTCacctgaaaatattcttttacgaTGGGTGAACTATCATCTAGAGAGGGCAGGAATAAatagacgaatttcaaatttcacaTCGGATATAAAG GATTCTGAGATATACACATACCTCCTGAAACAAATTGCCCCAATAGATGCAGGTGTTACAATGGAAGCATTAATG aAATCCGACTTACTTGAGCGAGCTGAAATCATGCTAAAACAGGCTGACAAAATTGGTTGTAGGAGTTTTCTGACCCCCAATGATGTTGCTGATGGTGTATACAAGTTGAATGTTGCATTCGTTGCCAACCTTTTTAATAATCATCCTGCTTTGGATCAACCAGATGAACcacttgaaataattaatttggaggaaacaagagaagaaaaaa cttACCGAAATTGGATGAACAGTATGGGTGTTTCTCCTTATGTTAATTGGTTATATAGTGATCTAGCTGATGGATTAATCATTTTTCAg TTATTTGATACAATAAAACCAGGTATAGTAGACTGGAATCGTGTTCACAAGACTTTTAGTAAGCTCAAAGGATTCatggaaaaattggaaaattgcAACTATGCTGTTATGCTTggtaaagaattgaaattttcactAGTGGGAATTGCTGGTAATGATATATCTGAGGGAAATCCAACTCTTACATTAG CACTTGTGTGGCAGTTAATGCGAGCATATACATTAACCATTTTAACTCAGTTGGCAAACTCTGGACATCCTGTTGTggaaaaagaaattgttgaatGGGTCAATAATAAA TTGAAAGAAGCTGGAAAAGACACGAGTATACGCAGTTTTCAGGATTCCTCTATTTCCACTGCATTACCAGTTATTGATTTGATTGATGCCATTCAACCCGGATCCATTAATTATTCACAAGTATTAAATGCTGAGACGCCTGAG